CATTGACTTAAATGTATCACCTGAAAAAGCTGAGCATTTTTTCGAAACCattccttctttccatGATTCTGAGACTGCGGTCACGGTTGGCAGATCTAAATTGCCCAAAGTATCTTCTAGTGGTTTCTCTAGTAGTAATCCATATGCTTTtacttcttcctctttgtCATTGCTAGAAAAGATATCTGTTGCTGTTCAAACTAATGAACCTTTACTGCTTGTTGGTGAAACAGGTACGGGTAAAACAACTACCGTACAGCTTTTGGCTAATTTGTTGGGTCAAAGAGTCACTGTTATCAACATGTCCCAGCAAACAGAATCATCAGATATGCTTGGCGGTTATAAGCCCATAAACGTTACTACACTAGGCCTTCCTTTACATGAAGAATTCTTGAGTCTGTTTGAAACCACTTTTAgtgtaaagaaaaacatgaaatTTTTAGCAGCAGCCTCTACTTCTGCCAGAAGATTTAGATGGAAAACCTGTTTAAAAATATGGAATGAGGCCTTAGCGCTATCTAAATCGCTTTTCTCCAGGACGCGGTCTCAGGAAAACCCTGTGAAGCGTCAAAAGAGATTGGCAAATCAACCAGCTTTAGAAAATCGTTGGAAAATGTTTAGAGAAGAAGTTGAACAATTTAGTAAAATGCTTGAAGGTGGctcaaaaagttttatgttttctttcgttgaAGGTGCATTGGTTAAAGCTATACGTTCAGGGCAATGGGTTTTGTTGGATGAGATAAATTTAGCATCCATGGAAACCTTAGAACCTATTGGGCAATTGTTAAATTCTTATGAACCTGGCATCTTACTAAGCGATCGTGGTGATGTTAATCCTGTTACACCTCACCCTAATTTCAGGTTATTTGGTTGTATGAATCCTTCAACGGACGTGGGCAAACGGGAGTTAGAAACTTCGCTTAGGTCCCGTTTTACAGAAATCTACGTTGAATCTCCTGATAGAAACCTTTCAGACTTATTATCAATCATAAGTAAATATATAGGAACTCTTTGTATTGGTGATGATTACGTTATTCGTGATATTGCCGAGTTATACCAGATTGCCAAACGCCTTTCTGTTGATGGTTCCCTAGTTGATGGTGCCGGACAGAAGCCTCATTATACCATTCGTACATTGAGCAGAACACTATGCTATGTGGCAGAAATTGTACCTATTTATGGTCTTAGACGTTCCTTATATGAAGGTTTTTCTATGTCATTCTTAACTTTGCTTGATCAAAATAGTGAAAACATACTAtacaaatttattgaaCGCTATACGTTAGGAGAGATATCGGTTCAACAGAAGAATGCTATTCTTAGGCAAATTCCAAAACGACCGGACGTCGGTGATTATATCGCCTTCTGTCACTATTGGCTCAGAAAGGGTTCATTTCCTGTTAGAGATCAGGAACATTACATTGTAACTCCCTTCgtacaaaaaaatctcCTAAATATTACTCGTGCTTGCTCGACTAGAATGTTTCCAATTTTAATACAGGGTCCTACATCTAGTGGTAAAACGAGCATGATCGAATACATAGCCGGTAAAACGGGTCATAAATTTGTGAGAATTAATAATCACGAACATACCGATCTTCAAGAGTATCTCGGCTCATATGTAACGGATGACAAGGgttctttggttttcagAGAAGGTATCCTCGTCGAAGCTCTTAGAAACGGTTACTGGATTGTACTTGACGAGCTGAACTTAGCTCCCACTGACGTTTTGGAGGCTTTGAACCGTCTTCTTGATGATAACCGTGAATTGTTCATTCCCGAAACGGAATCGCTCGTGAAACCACATCCTGACTTTATGCTATTTGCAACCCAAAACCCGCCCGGTGTTTACGCTGGTCGTAAACACTTATCTCGCGCATTTCGAAATaggtttttggaaattcattttgacGATATTCCTGaaaatgaacttgaaaCTATTTTGCATATGCGTTGTAAAATAGCTCCGTCTTACGCTGCAAAAATTGTTCAAGTATTCCGTGAACTTTCTCTTCGTCGCCAAAGTACCAGAATTTttgaacagaaaaattCCTTTGCTACTCTTAGAGACTTGTTCCGCTGGGCTTTTCGTGATGCAGTAGGTTATCAACAACTCGCTGAAAACGGATATATGCTCCTGGCAGAACGAGCACGCGATCCAAAAGATAAATTTGCAGTACAAGAGGTGATTGAGAAAGTGATGAAGATCAAAATTAATACTGACAATCTGTATAATTTGGACTTTATAGACTCAATTAGGACTGATGCTAAAGTTGGTCCCCTTGATAATGTCATATGGACCGCGCCAATGATTCGGTTATTTTCCTTAGTTTGGCACTGCCTTCAAGCTAAGGAGCCTGTTTTACTAGTTGGTGATACCGGCTGCGGTAAAACCACTGTGTGTCAGGTTTTGGCTGAATGTCTCTCCAAACAATTACATATTGTCAACGCTCACCAAGATACAGAGAATGGCGATATTATTGGAGCTCAAAGACCTTTGCGTAATCGATCTCTCATTAACAACACACTTCATATTCAACTTTCTGAGAAGTTTAATGTAGCTCAAGAGGATTACCCTGTTGAGGACTTGATCTCAAAATTTGACAGCCTTTCTCattcagaaaaaaatgatgaCTTATCTGTTGTTATTGAAAAAcacataaaaaagattaacTCCTTATTTGAGTGGCACGATGGTGCCCTTGTTTCAGCAATGAAAGGTGGagattttttcttgcttgaTGAAATTAGTCTTGCTGATGATTCTGTACTTGAAAGACTCAACAGTGTTCTTGAGATTTCGAGGACATTAACATTAGTTGAACATAATGATGCTGCTGCTGTTTTAACTGCCGAGGATggatttgcattttttgcGACCATGAATCCCGGAGGTGACTACggaaaaaaggaactttCTCCTGCTTTGAGAAATCGATTTACAGAAATTTGGGTACCTCCAATGACTTCGGTTGACGATATTCTTCAAATCGTAGAAGGGAAATTAATTCCTACCAAAAAACACCTTGGTGAACCATTAGTACAATACGCTCACTGGCACAGTAACGTCTACCAGAGTGGCAACATAATATCAATTAGAGATGTTTTATCGGCCGttgattttataaattcttCTGAGCTTAGTGACGATAAGGCCATATTATTCCATGCTGTTTCGATGGTATTTATTGACGCACTTGGTGCTATATCCGCGGTTGGTTTTGGCAGAAATAGGAACTTACTTTTTGATGAGCGTAACAAATGTGCATCCAAATTGGGTGCACTTTGTGGAAGTGATTTTACATACTCTGTTACCGAGAATTTAATGATAAGATTTACCGAATCTTCTTTCTATATTGGAGACTTCGATATCAAATTGGGATCTAACGTAAATCCTGACTCCACTTATAACCTCAGGACACACACTACCAAAGTTAACGCTGCTAAGGTGGTTCGTGCTCTGCAAGTTCGAAAGCCAATCCTTTTAGAAGGCAGCCCCGGTGTCGGCAAGACAAGTCTGATATCGGCTTTGGCCCGAGAGTGTGGTTATCCATTGGTTCGAATTAATCTCTCTGACCAAACTGATTTAATGGATCTTTTCGGCTCTGATGCACCTGTTAGTGGAGGTGAAGGTGGCCAGTTTGCTTGGCGTGATGCTCCGTTCTTATCTGCAATGCGTCATGGACATTGGGTTCTTCTtgatgaattgaatttaGCTTCTCAAACAGTATTGGAAGGCTTAAATGCTTGTCTCGATCATCGTGGTGAAGCTTATATACCAGAACTGGACAGAGTATTCAAAGCGCATCCAACTTTTAGAGTGTTTGCGGCACAGAATCCACAAAACCAAGGTGGTGGCAGAAAAGGACTTCCTAAATCTTTTGTTAACCGATTTACTGTAGTCTATGTCGAGCCTTTGCTGCAAAGCGATATGCTTGAAATAGCTAGCCAAAACTATCGCCAAGTTGATGAAAACATGCGATTGCATATCATCGAGTTCATGTTCAAGCTTCAAGAGTATGTTGAGATTGATGCTTCGTTTGGAGTTAGTGGTAGCCCATGGGAGTTCAACTTACGTGACGCCATGCGTTGGTTACAGCTCTTATCTGAAGCCGAAAAATATACATGTGTTTCTCCAGCTGAGTATTTGGAGGTTGTGGTATTGCATCGAATGCGAACAAATAATGATCGCCAACGCGTGATCAGGCTATTTGAAGAAGTGTTCGGTGTAAAATATGAACCACGCATAATTAGTTCTGAGCTAGATTCAAATGTCCTGAAAGTTGGCCATTCATTTCTGGAGAGAAGTTCACTCACTCAAGACACAGCTTTAGACGACACTAAGCTGTTGCAATCTCAATACGATGTGGTCGAGTCTATGATTACTtgcataaacaaaaattggCCTTGTATTTTGGTAGGTCCTTCGGCTTCTGGTAAGACGTGCACTATTCGACTCCTTGCAGCTGTCTGTGGCGTagatttgaaggaaatggCAATTAATTCGGAAATTGACACCATGGATTTATTAGGTGAATATGAACAGGTTGATATTTCTAGAAAGATTTCTGCCTTCTTGTTGGACTTGTCCCATAATGTTCTAAATCTTCTTATAGAGCACAGAGACCTTGAGGAAATACTTAAAGGGACATCACTTTTGAGAGTTTTACAAACCAGCTTTGTTACACTTGATGAAGGCCTCCATACTTTGGAGTGGGTAATAGCCGAAATTCGATCTATTCGACATCATACCGCCATCTTTAAACACTTGCGACCATACTTCACTCTGGCAGGCAAGCTAATTAAAGAAGCGTCTGTGCCCGCAACAGGAAAATTTGAATGGATAGATGGCTATTTATTAAGAGCAGTCGAGAATGGTCACTGGTTGGTTCTCGATAACGCCAATCTTTGCAGTCCCGCTGTGCTTGATCGTCTTAATTCTTTATTAGAATACGGCGGTACTCTGACTGTTAACGAAAGACCCACGGAATCCGGAATGCCAAAGGTCATAAAGCCTCATCCTAATTTCCGACTCTTTTTAACAGTGAACCCTTTTTATGGAGAGCTTTCAAGATCGATGAGGAATCGGGGTGTTGAAATTTATATGTTGAACAATGGTCTAACGTCTTTGGATCATCGTCAACTTTCAGTGCTATTACCTTCCCCCATTTGCTCTGCCGTAGACGCGGGATCATCtagcttttcttttgtcatTGACATTCATAGACGTCTAAATGAGTTTCCAACAACACTCGTATCACCATACGTAATAGCCGCTGTTGTCTTTAGCTATTTCTCGAATGATCAGTTGGATTGTCTAAAAAAACTTTCTGATGATAATAAGAAAACGCTCTCAATTGAGAAGTCACCTTATATACACGCGTTGGAACAAGCTGATTTTTCGAATTGTCAAACTCCTAATGAGGTACTTACCTATATCAAAGCTTATGATTATCCGTTGTTATCAGCATCAATGAGCCTTGTTTCTATTATGAACGATTTCACAAATATCGCATCCTCAAATTGCGGGTCTGAAGTATTTTGGAAGGCTTATTTGTTGAACATTCTTTACGCTGCTCAATTCGACTTAAAGCATCTTAATCAAGAAGTTTATTCTTCCGTACAATCTGGCTCTATAAATACTTACGTTCTTAAAAGCGCATACGCATTCTTACATGGTGTCTCTTATTATAAAGGTGCTTTATCTTCAGTTTGGAAGCTTTTGAATGACCTAAGTGTTTACATTTACAATTCAATTGATAAATTACGTAAAGACAGTTCGTTAGCAAGTGTTGAcgatcttcaaaattttcttaACTTAATTGCACTGTGGAAGAGCATGTATGAATGGACTGGTACTTTTGAGTTCGATTTCAGTAGGTTCCATTGCTATTCATTAATGCTTAAGGAATGGTCATCTAAGTTTGTCTCTGATCATAACTCAGAATATTTAGATGCCCCACATAATCTCATTAATAAATTTACTGAGGCGTTGCAGTTATCTACTGGTGAACATATGCAAAATATTTGGTCCGAGTACCATCCGCTAGTACCCAAAACGAAGGAGCACTGGTCGTTATGGTCAAAAATTGACATTCTGTTAAAGGAATATTTGCGTGCAAATACTCCTTCTTTGGGCATGGAAGCTACAGCTTCTCATGTTGTTACTACGACTTTATCATTGCTTATGAAAGTGACTCAACAACATGAATCTCAGGATTTGCAGTCATATATgcaaattttggaagaaggtGTAGTAGCACTTAAAAACTCTAAACAGGATCAGCTTCCTGAAGCATTTTATTCAACATTCAGTTGTTTGGCGGCCTCGGATCTATTAACAATATACACAGCCGATCTCAATAATTTCAGCGTTTCATCTGAAGCATTTACAAATTATGTGCGCGCTGCTCTGTATACGAGAGGCTCAATAAGTCCACTATCCGTCCTCACCAGTCTCAATTTTAATGCATCTCaaattccttttgcaattctttttgattatgatttcttttctttagttAACGGAAAAACGTTCGATTTAATCACACGTGCCTTTGCTTCAATTGATGAACAACTGAATATGGCTTCTGTTAAAAGATACGAAGATATGCACCACACCCTAATGAGGCATATAACTGAACGTTCTAAGCACTTTACTGAAAATCCTTTAGAAAGAGCTAGTATCTTGCTGTTACAACGGATTCCGCTGCTCATAATTCCTGAAATCAAAGGTGATAGACTCTCTGCAGATGAGGAGAAAATAATAAGACCGTTGACATTACCATACGGAGAGTTGAAAGAGCAATCCGTTTTAATTGTGGATGATATTGTGTCCTACTTGGAAAGTAGTGCACGTTTCAAAACATCATACAAAAAGCATATTTTGAATGCATTAGGTTATTTGCGGCAGTCGTTGTCGACCGCTAATCATGAGAATGCCTGTAAGAATCAGGCTGCTGCTTACATCCATTTTGCGTATGGTTTGTTGCTTGCCTATGTTCCTGATAAGCCTTATGATCCAGCCCTTCTACCTTTATTATCTTCTGCAAATGGCAAGGGGGTCTTAAATTCGCTTTCTGGAGAGCTAGAAGTTGTAAAGATGATGGAAGATAATAAGTCTggcaaggaagaaaaccTACTCACCAAGTCAATTTCTTTGCGCATGGaggaaataaataagtCTATTCCGACTAGTACTGGTGTTTTCCGTTCTCTTGAAAGTAATAGTACCTCTTTGTTTGATGAATTGCGATTTTTGATGGATAACGTTGTGAATAACTCATACGCTCTCGATTTGTCATTAAAACTTATGCAAAACCCAGACAACTCGACGTTAGAGGAAGCTAAAATATTCAAATATAAATGGACTGCTTTCGTTGGAAGATTGCGTGAAGCATATTCTCAATATACTGATATATTCGAGATagttatttctttgattaGTTACATCATTTACGGTATTGATATGCTCGTCGCACAAGCTAGAAGGTTGCTGGACAATCGGGTCAGTGCATCCGCTTCTTTGATGTCTCACTTAGTTAGTCCTAAGAAATTATCAAAGCCGCTTTTGTTCGAAGATGTGCAGGATATTATACGGTTAACTTCTGACTTACAATTAAATGCAGCATTGAAATTTGAGGTTTTATTGTTCGCAACGGCGAAACTATGTAAGGAGAAGAATGACCTTCCTCAATCTTCGGCAGCCAAGTCATTCACTGTTTTGGCAAGCGAGTTTTTCGCATATCATACGAAAATTGTTCAGAAAGAGcaagaagaggaagaagaaaaacacaGACTTTTCCGCCAGAGAGGCCTGAACCTTGAGAATAACGAATACATGCAGGTATTTATAAattatgatgaagaagttgaagaaCAACCAGAAGAGAAACTAGAAAGAACTAGATTTTCTCAGCTTCAATATGCATTTTGGACTCTTtataaaagcttttttattgGGACTGAAGAGACATGCTCTACCGAGCAGCTTCTAGACATTGGTTCTTATTTAATTAGAAGGTTAGGACTTtcagattttgaaaaatcgATTTCCGCGGACTTCGATATAGTGGCTGCCGTTCTCTGTTTAGGtgtcaaatcttccaaggATGCAGCTAACTATTGGTCACCTCCTGTCTACAACTTTTACTCTGATCCGCTCCCTTTTAAATTGATTGAAGTGCGAGAAATACTGGTAGGGTTACAGTCACATACCAATTCGTTATTGAAATCATGGCCTgataattttgttttgagaGGTCTGAAAGAGGCTACCGATTTAACACTAGGTATGTCAGTTTTTACCCCCATAGCACAAATGTTGGCCAAAATTGAGCGGCTGCATCATTTATTGTCAGAATGGGAGAAGCTTGCCAGTCGACAGTTTTCTTTAGTAAGTGACATGGATTtaattaaaagtaaaattatTGAGTGGAGACAATTTGAGCTATCGAATTGGAAGAACTTATTATTATGGGAAGAATATAAACTCGTGGAGAAAACGTATCCTCGATTATATAccattttggattttgtgATATTGCAGCCTCATTTTCGAAAGTGTACCTTGGACAAGCTATCTTTGAACGAAATCGCCTCCGTCATTCTGCAATTTTTTAACGGCTTGAGTGTTGGAGAATATCGTCCCTGTCTCAGTAATTTGCTTACTTTCGTAAAACATTTGGAAGTCCTGAACGAATGGGAGGGGTTATGTGCTACACTTCAGCAAATCTATTCTTACCTAAagttatttgaaaacaatataaCACACTTTATAGATGTGCAGCGTGAGGATTtagagaagaaaatcaaggaAAGAATATTACTTATGAGCTGGAAAGACACCAATGTCTATGCTCTTAAAGAGAATGCCAGAAAGAGTCACATGGAGCTGTATAAGACCTTACATAAATATAGAGAGGTTCTGCGCCAACCCGTGACTCCTCATATGTCCCAAAAACTCCATTGGGAAATGTTGCTTAAACCAATAAACTTACACACAGAAACTTTGAAGGAAGAGGTGACAGTCGATTATTCTGGTTTGGCTCTTGATAATGCCGTCTATGCGAACTTGCCTGCCAGATTTTACAACACGGAATCAACTGTACAAGTGATGAAATCACTCTTGAAGTTTTCATATCCTGCTAATACTTCGTTTACACAAGCAGTTGACGAAATAGTGAATAGTGCCCATGAATTGTTTAAGCTTACGCCATCTTCAGCTAATGATGAGAATATTTCagaaattaaatatttgAAGACCCGAAAACATCTGCTTATGGTAAATACTTATAAGACCCTGCATGGCTTTGGCTTTCAATACAGGGTTAGGGCGGGTGTAGAagaaacaatgaaatccctccaaaatttgttttcgagTATACCTGCTTTCCCAAAGtcttttgatttgattGATGATCTAAACACATCACTCTCAACAGTTCTCGACTTGATCCCCAAAGTACATCGTCTACCTGGTAATCAGCATGATGACCTTACCACGCCAGAAGTGACAAGGGCTATCGGACTTTTTGATAGTGCTCTAAGTTGGTTACTTGAAGAACGTTTGAGTCTAGTTAATTTTGCTAAATCTCTGGAACGTATCAAGTCTGCGTACCAAGGTATCGGAATAGACGAGTCTTTGAAGCTTAATTTTACCACCTCAATGTTCAAACAAGCCGATAATTTTAATTATAAGGacttcaaaaattatttaacGGAATTATCGACATTGTGTTCAATTTATTCAGTGGTTCTATCTAAACATCATCAAATAATATCCAACGGTGGTTACGCATCTGTATCAACTCGTTTGTCAGAATACAGTTCGCAGTTCGCAAGAGATATGATTGCCCATTCAAATCCTCTCTTCATGTCCGACCAACAACTTGGTTGTTTGGAGTCCACAAAGGCAACGGTAAATGAATTAGTTTGCTACAGTGAAGATCATGCCTCGTCTATGCCTGAAGCTTTGTATTGGTCAAAGTCCATAGTATCTTCTGTAAAACCCGAGTCTGCGTTTCTGGACAAGAAGATTAGCGATTTGGATATGCGTTATCCGgcctttgaaaaattgaCTGCTTTATTTGATCAAATACTGTCATCAGCAGAGGAGGTTTCTAAATGTGTCAAATCCTTAGAAAGCGAAAACACTGACAGTACTCTGTATGACGAAAGTGTTTTAATCAATAAGCTTCTAGCTGCATTTAAGCTTGACTTGTTTGTATCCAAGTTGTCCGACCTCAAGAAgttctttgaaaacaaagactTAGATTCGGATAGTATGCGTCTTTTTATGCACTTTCTTCCTGTATGTGAACAGTACATTTTTTCAGCcgaaaaagcttttacaTACATTTTGGTAAAGCATGTGAAGGAATCACGAAGTTTGCATAAGATTGcttcattatttttgatgGTTGCTTCCAACGGTTTCTGTACTCCTGACATTCCTCAAGACGACGAAAATGCTCGGGAAGGCGGTGATTTGGAATCCGGCACTGGCCTTGGCTCTGGTTCTGGTGCAAAAGATATTTCCGATACCGTGAACGAAGATGACGATCTCGAAGAACTTGCAAATGAAGAGGACACTAATGAACAGGACGAACTGGAGGAAAATTCTGAGGCTCGTGAACTAGATACAGAAATGAGTGGTGCTACTAAAGACGCACCTGCTTCCGACGTCGAAAGTAATTcagatgatgaagaaaaagaacttgaTGAGGAGATAAATAAAGACAACGAGGGGCTATCTGAAGACCTAAATGA
The nucleotide sequence above comes from Schizosaccharomyces osmophilus chromosome 3, complete sequence. Encoded proteins:
- the mdn1 gene encoding midasin, Mdn1, whose product is MDELIEWVVIYPQIFDILEHIKYVPTTLLQRIRLHRSWSKVDYDLWFLYASDEKRKGCKIDCYGQLYSYDEFLVLEDQRIAKLNELAKTRSSSENSYFLRQLLSNAKINHVPLVELGGELFFQFNEPLPTTLVQTESVKENLNRVSPFLVRKQPLLLAGPEGMGKTYFITQIAALLGQRIVRIHLTDSTDPKMLIGTYTCPRPGEFEWQPGVLTQAVRHGKWLLLSNIEKAPAEVLSILLPLLEKRQLVVPSRGETIYAANSFQVFATTSSNSTILGQRLWKTIEMVSAPHECIEIVSTIYPELSSISRTLFSVYNDIYDLFLNRTFLAVSRVYRRLCLRDFYKFMKRVAFLYRHYHVSVDHTTIPQELQDAVFKEAIDVFSAFIPNKQGIDNVVRNIAIDLNVSPEKAEHFFETIPSFHDSETAVTVGRSKLPKVSSSGFSSSNPYAFTSSSLSLLEKISVAVQTNEPLLLVGETGTGKTTTVQLLANLLGQRVTVINMSQQTESSDMLGGYKPINVTTLGLPLHEEFLSLFETTFSVKKNMKFLAAASTSARRFRWKTCLKIWNEALALSKSLFSRTRSQENPVKRQKRLANQPALENRWKMFREEVEQFSKMLEGGSKSFMFSFVEGALVKAIRSGQWVLLDEINLASMETLEPIGQLLNSYEPGILLSDRGDVNPVTPHPNFRLFGCMNPSTDVGKRELETSLRSRFTEIYVESPDRNLSDLLSIISKYIGTLCIGDDYVIRDIAELYQIAKRLSVDGSLVDGAGQKPHYTIRTLSRTLCYVAEIVPIYGLRRSLYEGFSMSFLTLLDQNSENILYKFIERYTLGEISVQQKNAILRQIPKRPDVGDYIAFCHYWLRKGSFPVRDQEHYIVTPFVQKNLLNITRACSTRMFPILIQGPTSSGKTSMIEYIAGKTGHKFVRINNHEHTDLQEYLGSYVTDDKGSLVFREGILVEALRNGYWIVLDELNLAPTDVLEALNRLLDDNRELFIPETESLVKPHPDFMLFATQNPPGVYAGRKHLSRAFRNRFLEIHFDDIPENELETILHMRCKIAPSYAAKIVQVFRELSLRRQSTRIFEQKNSFATLRDLFRWAFRDAVGYQQLAENGYMLLAERARDPKDKFAVQEVIEKVMKIKINTDNLYNLDFIDSIRTDAKVGPLDNVIWTAPMIRLFSLVWHCLQAKEPVLLVGDTGCGKTTVCQVLAECLSKQLHIVNAHQDTENGDIIGAQRPLRNRSLINNTLHIQLSEKFNVAQEDYPVEDLISKFDSLSHSEKNDDLSVVIEKHIKKINSLFEWHDGALVSAMKGGDFFLLDEISLADDSVLERLNSVLEISRTLTLVEHNDAAAVLTAEDGFAFFATMNPGGDYGKKELSPALRNRFTEIWVPPMTSVDDILQIVEGKLIPTKKHLGEPLVQYAHWHSNVYQSGNIISIRDVLSAVDFINSSELSDDKAILFHAVSMVFIDALGAISAVGFGRNRNLLFDERNKCASKLGALCGSDFTYSVTENLMIRFTESSFYIGDFDIKLGSNVNPDSTYNLRTHTTKVNAAKVVRALQVRKPILLEGSPGVGKTSLISALARECGYPLVRINLSDQTDLMDLFGSDAPVSGGEGGQFAWRDAPFLSAMRHGHWVLLDELNLASQTVLEGLNACLDHRGEAYIPELDRVFKAHPTFRVFAAQNPQNQGGGRKGLPKSFVNRFTVVYVEPLLQSDMLEIASQNYRQVDENMRLHIIEFMFKLQEYVEIDASFGVSGSPWEFNLRDAMRWLQLLSEAEKYTCVSPAEYLEVVVLHRMRTNNDRQRVIRLFEEVFGVKYEPRIISSELDSNVLKVGHSFLERSSLTQDTALDDTKLLQSQYDVVESMITCINKNWPCILVGPSASGKTCTIRLLAAVCGVDLKEMAINSEIDTMDLLGEYEQVDISRKISAFLLDLSHNVLNLLIEHRDLEEILKGTSLLRVLQTSFVTLDEGLHTLEWVIAEIRSIRHHTAIFKHLRPYFTLAGKLIKEASVPATGKFEWIDGYLLRAVENGHWLVLDNANLCSPAVLDRLNSLLEYGGTLTVNERPTESGMPKVIKPHPNFRLFLTVNPFYGELSRSMRNRGVEIYMLNNGLTSLDHRQLSVLLPSPICSAVDAGSSSFSFVIDIHRRLNEFPTTLVSPYVIAAVVFSYFSNDQLDCLKKLSDDNKKTLSIEKSPYIHALEQADFSNCQTPNEVLTYIKAYDYPLLSASMSLVSIMNDFTNIASSNCGSEVFWKAYLLNILYAAQFDLKHLNQEVYSSVQSGSINTYVLKSAYAFLHGVSYYKGALSSVWKLLNDLSVYIYNSIDKLRKDSSLASVDDLQNFLNLIALWKSMYEWTGTFEFDFSRFHCYSLMLKEWSSKFVSDHNSEYLDAPHNLINKFTEALQLSTGEHMQNIWSEYHPLVPKTKEHWSLWSKIDILLKEYLRANTPSLGMEATASHVVTTTLSLLMKVTQQHESQDLQSYMQILEEGVVALKNSKQDQLPEAFYSTFSCLAASDLLTIYTADLNNFSVSSEAFTNYVRAALYTRGSISPLSVLTSLNFNASQIPFAILFDYDFFSLVNGKTFDLITRAFASIDEQLNMASVKRYEDMHHTLMRHITERSKHFTENPLERASILLLQRIPLLIIPEIKGDRLSADEEKIIRPLTLPYGELKEQSVLIVDDIVSYLESSARFKTSYKKHILNALGYLRQSLSTANHENACKNQAAAYIHFAYGLLLAYVPDKPYDPALLPLLSSANGKGVLNSLSGELEVVKMMEDNKSGKEENLLTKSISLRMEEINKSIPTSTGVFRSLESNSTSLFDELRFLMDNVVNNSYALDLSLKLMQNPDNSTLEEAKIFKYKWTAFVGRLREAYSQYTDIFEIVISLISYIIYGIDMLVAQARRLLDNRVSASASLMSHLVSPKKLSKPLLFEDVQDIIRLTSDLQLNAALKFEVLLFATAKLCKEKNDLPQSSAAKSFTVLASEFFAYHTKIVQKEQEEEEEKHRLFRQRGLNLENNEYMQVFINYDEEVEEQPEEKLERTRFSQLQYAFWTLYKSFFIGTEETCSTEQLLDIGSYLIRRLGLSDFEKSISADFDIVAAVLCLGVKSSKDAANYWSPPVYNFYSDPLPFKLIEVREILVGLQSHTNSLLKSWPDNFVLRGLKEATDLTLGMSVFTPIAQMLAKIERLHHLLSEWEKLASRQFSLVSDMDLIKSKIIEWRQFELSNWKNLLLWEEYKLVEKTYPRLYTILDFVILQPHFRKCTLDKLSLNEIASVILQFFNGLSVGEYRPCLSNLLTFVKHLEVLNEWEGLCATLQQIYSYLKLFENNITHFIDVQREDLEKKIKERILLMSWKDTNVYALKENARKSHMELYKTLHKYREVLRQPVTPHMSQKLHWEMLLKPINLHTETLKEEVTVDYSGLALDNAVYANLPARFYNTESTVQVMKSLLKFSYPANTSFTQAVDEIVNSAHELFKLTPSSANDENISEIKYLKTRKHLLMVNTYKTLHGFGFQYRVRAGVEETMKSLQNLFSSIPAFPKSFDLIDDLNTSLSTVLDLIPKVHRLPGNQHDDLTTPEVTRAIGLFDSALSWLLEERLSLVNFAKSLERIKSAYQGIGIDESLKLNFTTSMFKQADNFNYKDFKNYLTELSTLCSIYSVVLSKHHQIISNGGYASVSTRLSEYSSQFARDMIAHSNPLFMSDQQLGCLESTKATVNELVCYSEDHASSMPEALYWSKSIVSSVKPESAFLDKKISDLDMRYPAFEKLTALFDQILSSAEEVSKCVKSLESENTDSTLYDESVLINKLLAAFKLDLFVSKLSDLKKFFENKDLDSDSMRLFMHFLPVCEQYIFSAEKAFTYILVKHVKESRSLHKIASLFLMVASNGFCTPDIPQDDENAREGGDLESGTGLGSGSGAKDISDTVNEDDDLEELANEEDTNEQDELEENSEARELDTEMSGATKDAPASDVESNSDDEEKELDEEINKDNEGLSEDLNEKMWDEPNEEDLGGNEEKSNEQSVQNNTSDLVSKEEENGDSNELETPENNNKEEESDSDAPGIEDEVQQEAPEDAPQQPENNEILELPDDLKLDEGKEEEGGGDEDMPEDVEDTKEEVEKENEKEQAEEFEEYDAQDNIEEDIKEEEGFASQDEAVNEEDQANEVGEAEDEGEAENEGSPEDDKEQQENALDEEVPEENYNEDAADEPKDSTSGQDDASKSASAQMDSGDTVDAADEDVTDGDAEGAAESGEQGAGATAGEQNDAEATTDQENKASEEAESADRQYQSLGDQLREWQRARQIQERQTENTEKEADSQQKNIDDATEFAHIAEEEEEDTQALGNADKEQVKSLNVNEDQEEDVNAPEPMDMDAQLDVNDSQPKEDQETSLESKQVSESTDKSRVDYLKTGNVIHQPSFDQDLEEYDDIEGAMENEGVITTTKAPASISIDEARVSWQQHEESTRQLSIELCEQLRLILEPTLATKMQGDFRTGKRLNMKRIIPYIASQFKKDKIWMRRVKPSKRTYQVMIAIDDSKSMSESNSTKLALETLALVTKSLSLLEVGQIAVMKFGDEPELLHPFDKPFSSEVGADIFSHFSFEQSGTNVLSLTDASMRLFNYAGTNLQVSNKTDLRQLEIIISDGICEDHDTIRRILRRAQEEKVMIVFVILDNVNDMKKSSVLDINKVHYITKEDGTMELNIQPYIDEFAFEYYLVVRNIEELPQLLSSALRQWFQQMSST